CTTCTCAGCATTGAACTGGGAAGACCTTGGTACTGAGCTGGAGGCATGCCTGCAGCAATGGCCCTGGCATCTGCCCAACCTCTCCTACCATGAGTGGGTCCTCATAGTTAATAACTTGACAGCTGTTAAGTTGTGGCACCGGTGCACTGTGCTGGACCCCCTGCTGGACCTGCTTGAGAACCTTCAGAGACTTTGTGTGGACTTCTTTTGGGATGGGTGTCACTGGCTGCCCAGAGTCATTTATTTGCCAGTGGCTGAGGGGGTCAAGGGTTTAGTTTACCTGATGGGCAGGGTTGCAGCCTTCCACCTGCAGGTCCTCCAAAGGCTCCTCTCCTGTGAGgaccccttcccctggcagcagctAGCTAATTTGATTTTGCACTGGGTGGATGGCCTTGGTTTCTACCAGGAGCTTTTCCTCCTGGACCCCACCCTCCTAGGCTGGGGCATCCTCCAGGCCTTCAATCAAAGCATGGTGTGGTCCTGGTGatctgccttctgcctcctgcctcctgtcCCAAGCCAGGTATCTGTGGTTTCTGCAGTTACTGCAAGAAGCCCTGGTCCATAACCTATCCCTACAGTGCAGGCTACCAAGCCTTGCTTCTAGCAGGCTTGTTGATTCCCTCCTCTAGTCACATACCATCTGGCTGGGACACCTCCTTGACATGACTCAGTCAGACTGGTTGTCAGCTGAGGTTCTTGCTGCCTGATTGGGCATGCGCTCTGTCCACTGTGCCTCCCACTTCCTTGGGGACATGTGGGTCACTCTCCCAGAAGATGTGGCCACTGCCCTGGAGGACCAACTCCAGGCACAGAgaatgccccccccctccccccctcgcACTGGGGATGATCTGAGTGATACTTTTCCACCACTGCCCATTGTTTCAGTTGTGGACAGTGACCTGAGTAGTGGTCCCGGCACCTTTTTGGCTCTTTCCATGCCTCCAGCAGCATCCGCTTTGATGCACTCCCCAAGAAGGCCCTGTATCTGTGGGTGATTTGCATTTGCCATCCCCGTGTCCTTGCCACTTGGCTCAACACAGTGCCATGGAGGCACATAGCAGTACCAGTGCTCATGCCAGTGCGCCCCACATGGTGCATGCTTTATAAGCCCCTCATCTCCAAAAAGACTGGTGATCTCCAGTGGCAGTTGCTACATGGGATACTGGCCACTGGCACTTTGTCTGCCACATAGACCCAGCTGCATCAGAAGCCTTCCACTTTTGTCCAGAGAGAGTGGAGGAGGATCTTCATCATGCCTTTCTCAGATGTCCTCAGCTGTCACCGCTATTTGCTGCCCTCAGTGCCTTAACTGAGATGTTAGACTTGGATTTCTCAGAGGCCATTTACTTGTTCTTCCTCCCCTACTGGGCAGCCAATGGATGCATCATCTGTCTGGCCAACTTCTTACTCAGCCAGGctaagatggccatcctcaaaaGCCACAGGAACTGGCTTGACAGGGCCAGCTCAGATGATGTCCTGTGGCTTTTCCAGTTTTTGGCATGCCTGACACTGGAATTTGAACATGTGGTACTCTAGCAGACAGTACCCACCTTTTAGGCACATTGGACCATCCAGGTGGTGCTCTGCAGTGTTGAGGGCATCCGTTTCGTCCTCAGACTGTTATACTGTTTGCCCTTTCCTGGGCTACTGGCAGAGGTTTAAGTGGGCTGTTGTTGTACtagctggttttgttttttagacTGTTAGGGCAGGGCTTGTGAGCCATAGCCCTAGGCTCTGTCCATTATACCTGGACCCCTGTGTGGGCAGTGTTTTATTTCTTGTAGGATTTTTATCCCCCCTTTCCCCTTAATAAACCTGTTGAGGGTCTGTGGGCCCTTATTGTGGGGGCTGTCGCCCCTGTTGGGGGACTTTGGCCCCTATTGAGGGGTTGTGGGAACATGTTGGGGGGCtttggccctgtgggggggtggTCCATGACCTGTGAAGGGGGCTGCCCCCTACGGAGGGCACGGGAAtgacccctcctgagcagctcccccTATATGGCCTCCCACTCCCACAGTTCTCTCACTATCCACCCACATATCCCACAACCAcatgcctggccctgtgggtcaggagtgaggggactggagTGTGGGGCaagctgtgggttgagagtgagggggaagggcaggggcagggcactggcatattagtgctgcccagtgctgcacatcctggCAAGCAAAgcgggtaggggcagctctgattttctatgacaaaaaagccaaaagtcaatgccaaactgtatagatatttgaatgtattttattatgatgatagaggcattCCAAATcactttaatattgtaaatatatcaagaaaacattgcccaactgatttgatttctctctctctctctctctctctgtagtggtttatttttttttaattgtgaaagaacatggattttgggatattttaaaaactgacttcgggatttttttatcagggatttttcagtttttaaataggaaacaccagaattcctgctagtgaggcaagtggaaGGACCCAgccagaggagcctgctcagagctggcacctgggacacagatggaggtggctgaccttctGGCCCCTTGGgaccaggaagacatgctttgacagttcaaagcagaccacctcactgagaacatcttctgggcgatagctgcccagatggccaggtgGTGGCACACATGGAAGTAGtaccacacaaaggccaactgtgcagccacagtccactgccAGCTGGCCCACAGGTGCAGATCCCTCTAATGGCCATGCAGtacccatccaggtctggcagctgcacagccttggggccacatgttGTTGCACGTGGCAGCAGAttacagccagacagcagcccccactgctagactgctgcagtgggtagacaGTGAAGGGAACTCttaaggctgcttcagcagtccagctggcacaagggatagtgtccccaggtatgAATTGGCAGGGctgagaagctcctgagagtgagtagccctgaggtACTTGCCAAGGtatctttttatactgctgggccagcacaggtactgggcccgggctctagctccccctggctgcagatgtgggaggagccaggcagggttattttgccccaagtggcacagtttgccccacacaaaagtgcatgtccaggcactgatgcaaaaagccctggctcaaatttgcactgcttctatttgagctgctgctagcggatgtgcctacatgtgtggacatgcccagcaAGTCTAATTATCGCTACAGGAAAAGTCtcaccagctacacatgcagtgttattaggaatGAGTAAACTAATTGACTCCACCAAAAGTCACTCCTTGTAAACAAAAGTATTATCCAATGGCagttatttactctgcagcaaagcacatgcagacactgacaaggttggctggggcatgagggtgcttaagTGCGAGGGCAGCCTACTGGCTAGCCTTTCACTTGAGCACTCTCGTGTCCCAggcagcccttctgcagcacatagAGCCAGATCAGAGCTGCCTCAGGTGGCAAGCTGACCCCCATGTCCCTCTGCCAGGAGGAGCTGCTCTGACCCGTTtcaatgcacagtagtgctgggCATATCAGAGTTTAtggctttgcattaattgcacttgtagCCGCACTCAGTGTGCCCTATTCTATCCATAGTATGACATGGTATGATGTCATGAACAATTAATGTTATTGGGGGCACAATACACAAGTGGTGTAAACTGCTGCACTATACTACACTTCTACCTTTGTGCTCTGTATCTAGAGACAGATACTATTCCACATGTTAGGAATCTAACAATAGTTCTATTCAACCCTTTTCAAATCAGGGAAACCCATTTCTATTTCCTTAATGTACCATTCTGTCATTCTTAATAATGAgtcacaaaaaacccccaaaacaaaacaaaacaaaacaaaacagcaagagCAAGGATGACACATTCACCTTTTGAATCATCTTTTCCCAGAAACTCAAGCAAGTTAAAATAAAATCACACTAAGGAGCACAAAGACCACTAATATGCTTACCAGGAGAAACAGAAACTGGCCACTAGGAGTGAACAAAGAAAAAATTTTGTTAGTATAAAAATGTGTGTTAACCAGTGTGTATTAAAGCCAAGGATAACCAAATATTTCACATCAGTTGTGCACCCAGAAAAGATGTCATCAGATTACAAGAAATCAGGTTCACTATTGTCAAGATGAATTTCTCTTGCAGACAGCAAGGACTTTCCTGAAAGCAACTTTAACCTCCTTGTTGCGCAGGCTGTAGATCAGGGGATTCAGCACAGGAGTCACAAGTGTGTAGAGAATAGCCACCATCTTGTCATTCTCCAGGGAGTAGCTGGAAGGTGGCCGGATGTAGGTGTAGATGATAGTGGAGTAGTAGAGACCAACCACAACAAGATGTGAGGAACATGTGGAGAAGGCTCTTTGCTTCCCTTCTGAGCTCTGAATTTTTAGGATGCTTCTGATGATGAAGCCATAGGACATGGTGATTAGAAAGAAATTCAGCATGGCTAGGAAAATATTAGCCATGAAGGCCATGACTTGGTTGAGGTAAGTTGAGCTGCAGGACAATGCCAGCAGGGACTGGATCTCACAGAAGAAGTGCTGGATGAGGTTGGGCCCACAGAAATCTAGAGGCAGCATGAGCAATGTGTGCACAAAGGAATTTATGGCTCCAAGTGCCCAGGTACAGACTGCTAATATAATACACATTCTCTTTGTCATGATGGTTACGTAGTGTAAGGGATGACAGATGGCCATGTACCGGTCAAAGGCCATGGTACTGAGGAGCACAAGCTCTGTTGCTGCTGAGAAAGTAAAGGAAAAAAGCTGAGCCAGGCAGTCATTAAAAGAGATGGATTTCTTCCCAAGGATCAGGTACTGCATCATTTTGGGCAGAACAGAGGAGGTGCAGAAAATGTCCAGTACAGCCAGGTTAGCaatgaagaagtacatgggttTGTGCAAAGGTGGGTGAAAGACAATAGCCAGGATGATCAGGGAGTTGCCTTGGACAGCAGCCATGAAGAGGCACAGGATGACTCCGAAGAACAGACCATGGAGATGGGGAAAACCAAAGAGCCCCTCCATGATGAACTCAGACACCCTGGTGTTGTTACTGGGTTCCATTCACTAGGGCACTCCTTCTGTAAGAAGGAAAGGGAATATGTAATCAACTGCAGCTAACTATCAAGAAATATAACTAGGTAGACtatccacacacatacagaaaGACTGACAGACATGGTAAAACTTTATAATAAACATTTCAGAAGGATCGGGATTGCACAACTTCTCCAGGTAGTCTGTCCTAATTCATAACCACCCCCATAGCCAGAAAACTCCTCATagtctccaaactaaattttTACTGCcactggctgaggtcattgctcctagtcctgtcaccTATGGCCACGGAGAATTGGCCATCTCCATCCTTTTAGTAATGTTGAAAGGACTGGTCTGGATAAGAAAgaactgagggaggatttgataacagtcttcaaatgcatGAATGGCTATTATAGTGTGGCTGTTCAGGACAAAGCAATACTTAGTATGAGCTATATAAAAGAATAATAAGCTTTCCTAAACTGAGGGcatgcttcatcagatgctgtgaaagatcTACAGGAAGTAGAACAGCTCATGAAGTAAGCCATCTGCTTACAAAAGTTGATGCTAGATATTTCTGATTtaatttataaggtgcaaatctcccctgccttccaccGGACTTCAGTCTAACACAGTTAACTATGTGTCTgctcaagaaaaattaaaccatATAATCTGAATAAACATGCTTTCATCTTTTCACACATACCTTTTGCAGGATTACAGATATTATTGTCTCTCCTCTCATTGTCTTTAGAGCTCTCTCCTCTTAATCCCACTTTACTGCTTCTGTTGAACTTGCTCTCCCTCTGTTGAGTCCAATGGGGGTAGAGATGCAgtgtaatgcaaaaaaaaaaaaagaaggatgaAAACAGCAAAAGCCTCAGGGCTAGTATTTCTAAATTTTCAGGAGATTTTCCTAGAACAAGTCCATTTTACCATTGGCAGTACTGTAGCAAgtggggggtgagtggggtgccGCCTCGGGcgctgaagtgaaggggcaccaacagatgctgcccagccacggcggggtgtgggatggggccatgagtggctcattttGGGGgcgcatgtgcctcccagatcagTGTATGGGGTGaggatgggctgctgctgcaggctttgccccaggtgccaaacttcattgctatggcactgactACTGGTACCATTTGCATCCCTTTGGATATTTGACTGAAGACTTTTTTGGTTCCTGATCATATTTCCAGAATCTTTTGGCATACATACCAAAACATTTACATATTACAGCATTGTGCCTCCTCTGACTCTGGGTTCTCACCACAATGCTATTCATAGGAACTCTGATGATGGCTATGAATTCAGGCCAGATTTTTCTCATATCTAAGATTAGACAACAGGTTAAGTTTCATGACCTCAGTTTCAGAAATGTGTATTTTTAGGAAACTACCAAGTGCATatatacagaaataaataaaatatatgggaGTGGAATTAtctaaaatgtcaaaacagtatATATGATTTTAAATTTATGGTGGGAAttagatgttcagtgcatgttTACATCTTTAAAGCTCCCACCCTAAAAGCATGTCATAAAGCTTCATTTATTTCTTCAAAAATCAATATTTAAATTCATAGTTAAGAATAAGGATATGTTCCCCAAAGCAGAAGCCATTCAGTCTCTCGAGAGACAAAACTACTGCCCATCCATGACTGGGACCTCTTTTGCATGCTTAGGCATAGAATTAATGTACAGCTACAATTCTTGTAATGCTTACACATTAAACACAAAAATAAGGTACACTTACCATTCCCTTAGTTATCAGCACCCAGATTAGAAATGTGGGAAAAGAGATTAATAGCCTGAACTATtattttcaccccccccccaaataacaCAAGAAAAGACCTTTATTCCATTGTTAGTCTAGTTACCCACAACAGtataacagattctttgctttcTCTCTATGTGCTCATCCTTATGAAAAGTCAGGAAGGTGGTTTGATCGTAGCGGGACAAAAGCAGTGAAAACCATTTGTTTAATAAGAAGCAACAGAGAAAATGCAGAAAGGAGAGAtagaatgaataaaaaaaaatccttacctctctcTGAACCCACACAGATTACTTCTCTAAAATAAACCAGATGATAATTTAAGTACTGACTTGAATCTTTAAATTGGAAAGCATCTTCACAAATTTAACTTCCATACAAAGTGCTTCAATCCCCTGTGGATTTGTTGAAGATTTCACTCTGACAACTCCCCAAAGAAGACAAGTGGAAGTCACAaggctaaaaaaaaatctccattaaTTTGGCAAAATACCTCTAGAAATGTCATGAAAGTGAGAGGATGTATTATTGGGGTGACCTTTGACCCTTTGAGATGAATCTTAGTTCTGAGTTATATATGTTAGACCTCAGTATTTGTAAAAGTCATGGGGCAGGTCCTTAAAGACTTTTTTGAAGCACTCTAAGGAGAACAAGGTGGTGAGAAACAGCCAGCCAAGAGcattcaccaagagcaaatcatAACTTgcaaacctgatttccttctgcaataaagtgacaggctctgtggaagAGGAGAGAACATTACATGTTATATACCTTCACTTTAGTGAAACTTTTGACATTGTCTCCTacacattctcattaataaagtAAAGAACTACAGATGTCtacaaaactggttgg
This sequence is a window from Alligator mississippiensis isolate rAllMis1 chromosome 15, rAllMis1, whole genome shotgun sequence. Protein-coding genes within it:
- the LOC132245553 gene encoding olfactory receptor 13G1-like, with product MKLNLNNTRVSEFIMEGLFGFPHLHGLFFGVILCLFMAAVQGNSLIILAIVFHPPLHKPMYFFIANLAVLDIFCTSSVLPKMMQYLILGKKSISFNDCLAQLFSFTFSAATELVLLSTMAFDRYMAICHPLHYVTIMTKRMCIILAVCTWALGAINSFVHTLLMLPLDFCGPNLIQHFFCEIQSLLALSCSSTYLNQVMAFMANIFLAMLNFFLITMSYGFIIRSILKIQSSEGKQRAFSTCSSHLVVVGLYYSTIIYTYIRPPSSYSLENDKMVAILYTLVTPVLNPLIYSLRNKEVKVAFRKVLAVCKRNSS